From the genome of Desulfobaculum xiamenense, one region includes:
- a CDS encoding enoyl-ACP reductase FabI, which produces MLLEGRKALVFGVANERSIAYAVARELKAQGARLAFSYASDAVKKRIEPISEELGGEFIIKADLSDDAAVAEAADVVREKWGDVDIIIHSVAFANREDLKGRFIETSRDGFKLALDVSAFSLVAVCRAFEDMLSEHGSVITMTYHGSQKVITNYNVMGVAKAALEASVRYLAADLGAKGVRVNAISAGPIKTLASSGISGFKSILSTIEERAPLGRNVSQEDVGRAALYLASDLASGTTGEVIYVDSGYNIMGI; this is translated from the coding sequence ATGCTTCTCGAAGGTAGAAAGGCCCTCGTCTTCGGAGTGGCCAACGAACGGAGCATCGCCTACGCGGTGGCCCGTGAGCTCAAGGCGCAGGGCGCCCGTCTGGCGTTCAGCTACGCAAGCGATGCCGTGAAGAAACGCATCGAACCCATCAGCGAGGAACTCGGCGGCGAATTCATCATCAAGGCCGACCTGTCCGACGATGCCGCCGTGGCCGAGGCCGCCGACGTCGTGCGCGAAAAGTGGGGCGATGTGGACATCATCATCCACTCCGTGGCCTTCGCCAATCGCGAGGACCTCAAGGGACGCTTCATCGAAACCTCGCGCGACGGCTTCAAGCTGGCGCTCGACGTCTCCGCGTTCTCCCTCGTGGCCGTATGCCGCGCATTCGAGGACATGCTCAGCGAGCACGGCTCCGTCATCACCATGACCTACCACGGCTCGCAGAAGGTCATCACCAACTACAACGTGATGGGCGTGGCCAAGGCCGCGCTGGAAGCCAGCGTCCGCTACCTCGCCGCCGACCTCGGCGCGAAGGGTGTCCGCGTGAATGCCATCAGCGCCGGTCCCATCAAGACCCTCGCCTCGTCGGGCATCTCGGGCTTCAAGTCCATCCTGTCCACCATCGAGGAACGCGCCCCGCTGGGCCGCAACGTCTCGCAGGAAGATGTGGGCCGCGCCGCCCTGTACCTCGCCTCGGATCTCGCGTCCGGCACCACCGGCGAAGTGATCTACGTCGATTCCGGCTACAACATCATGGGCATCTAG
- a CDS encoding nitronate monooxygenase family protein → MKMPELRIGDLVARIPIIQGGMGVGISLSGLASAVAQQGGIGVIAAAMIGMDEPDISKNPDEANRRALTREIRTARENTDGIIGVNIMVALTNFAEMVKTSIREGADVIFSGAGLPLDLPQYLTEGAKTRLVPIVSSGRAANIICRKWLSKFSYLPDAFVVEGPKAGGHLGFKPEQINDPEFRVERLVGEVVEAVKPFEAEHGMRIPVIAAGGVFTGQDIRSMLELGASGVQMGTRFVATHECDADVRFKQAYVDATESDIEIIKSPVGMPGRAVRSSFIEAVKDGKRKPFTCPFHCIKTCDHTKSPYCIACALTNAKKGKLNHGFAFAGANVHRVKEIVSVRELIESLKAEFEGMGLAPTPA, encoded by the coding sequence ATCAAAATGCCGGAGCTTCGCATCGGCGATCTTGTGGCGCGCATCCCCATCATTCAGGGCGGCATGGGCGTTGGCATCTCGCTGTCGGGCCTTGCCTCCGCCGTGGCCCAGCAGGGCGGCATCGGCGTCATCGCCGCCGCCATGATCGGCATGGACGAGCCGGACATCAGCAAGAATCCCGACGAGGCCAACCGCCGCGCGCTGACCCGCGAAATCCGCACCGCCCGCGAAAATACGGACGGCATCATCGGCGTGAACATCATGGTGGCGCTCACCAACTTCGCGGAAATGGTCAAAACCTCCATCCGCGAGGGGGCGGACGTCATCTTCTCGGGTGCTGGCCTGCCGCTCGATCTGCCGCAGTACCTCACCGAGGGCGCGAAAACCCGGCTGGTGCCCATCGTCAGCTCCGGGCGCGCCGCCAACATCATCTGCAGGAAATGGCTGTCGAAGTTCAGCTACCTGCCGGACGCCTTCGTCGTCGAAGGCCCCAAGGCGGGCGGACACCTCGGCTTCAAGCCCGAGCAGATCAACGATCCCGAATTCCGCGTGGAACGACTTGTGGGCGAGGTTGTCGAAGCCGTGAAGCCCTTTGAGGCCGAACACGGCATGCGCATCCCCGTCATCGCGGCGGGCGGCGTGTTCACCGGGCAGGATATCCGCTCCATGCTGGAGCTTGGCGCTTCCGGCGTGCAGATGGGCACCCGCTTCGTCGCCACGCACGAGTGCGACGCGGACGTGCGCTTCAAGCAGGCCTACGTGGACGCCACGGAAAGCGACATCGAAATCATCAAAAGCCCGGTCGGCATGCCCGGCCGCGCCGTGCGCAGCAGCTTCATCGAGGCGGTGAAGGACGGCAAGCGCAAGCCGTTCACCTGCCCGTTCCACTGCATCAAGACCTGCGACCACACCAAAAGCCCCTACTGCATCGCCTGCGCGCTCACCAACGCGAAGAAGGGCAAGCTCAACCACGGTTTCGCCTTTGCGGGGGCCAACGTGCACCGCGTGAAGGAAATCGTCTCCGTACGGGAGCTTATCGAGTCCCTGAAGGCGGAGTTCGAGGGCATGGGCCTCGCGCCCACTCCGGCCTAG
- the hisD gene encoding histidinol dehydrogenase → MPCRKIAYSGPDDFGSIREWLSGRENPGQNVDTLVRDIIDTVRERGDEALAEYGRKFDCSTLTADALHVRHHEIEAALTEIPAEDMDILREAAANIRAFHEGQKENSWWTTRPDGTILGQMVNPVDRVGLYVPGGQGGQTPLISSLLMNAIPAQVAGVKDIAVVSPPRPDGTLNPTLLATAHMLGITEIYRAGSAWAIAALTYGTQTIRPVDVIAGPGNIFVTTAKRLLTGKVGIDMIAGPSEICILADSTANAQWLAADMLSQAEHDALASAMLVTTDAALAEAVREALAEQLEALPRAEIARKSLADWSAIITCADLATAADIVNSIAPEHLELSVADPWSMLGSIRHAGAIFMGHHAPEPVGDYFAGPNHVLPTLGTARFSSALSVQTFCKKSSIIATQPNFTATHGAKIARLARLEGLEAHARSVEQRLK, encoded by the coding sequence ATGCCCTGCCGGAAGATCGCATACAGCGGTCCTGACGATTTCGGCTCCATCCGGGAATGGCTTTCCGGACGCGAGAATCCCGGCCAGAACGTCGATACGCTGGTTCGGGACATCATCGACACGGTTCGCGAACGCGGCGACGAAGCGCTGGCCGAATACGGCCGCAAGTTCGACTGCTCAACCCTCACCGCAGACGCGCTCCATGTGCGACACCACGAAATCGAAGCCGCCCTTACCGAGATTCCCGCCGAGGACATGGACATCCTGCGCGAAGCCGCCGCCAATATTCGCGCCTTCCACGAGGGCCAAAAGGAAAACTCGTGGTGGACCACCCGGCCCGACGGCACCATCCTCGGCCAGATGGTCAACCCCGTGGACCGCGTTGGCCTTTACGTTCCCGGCGGACAGGGCGGGCAGACGCCGCTCATCTCCAGCCTGCTCATGAACGCCATCCCCGCGCAGGTGGCAGGCGTGAAGGATATCGCCGTGGTCTCGCCGCCGCGCCCTGATGGCACGCTGAACCCCACGCTGCTGGCCACTGCGCATATGCTCGGCATCACCGAAATCTACCGCGCGGGCAGCGCATGGGCCATCGCCGCGCTGACCTACGGCACGCAGACCATCCGCCCCGTGGACGTCATCGCCGGACCGGGCAACATTTTCGTGACCACGGCCAAGCGCCTGCTCACGGGCAAGGTCGGCATCGACATGATCGCCGGCCCCAGCGAAATCTGCATCCTCGCCGACTCCACGGCCAACGCGCAGTGGCTGGCGGCGGATATGCTTTCACAGGCGGAGCACGACGCGCTGGCCTCGGCCATGCTCGTCACCACGGACGCCGCGCTGGCCGAAGCGGTGCGCGAGGCGCTGGCCGAACAGCTCGAAGCCCTGCCGCGCGCGGAGATTGCCCGCAAGTCCCTTGCCGACTGGAGCGCCATCATCACCTGCGCGGACCTCGCCACGGCGGCGGACATCGTGAATAGCATCGCTCCCGAGCACCTCGAACTTTCCGTGGCCGACCCGTGGAGCATGCTCGGCTCCATCCGCCACGCCGGTGCCATCTTCATGGGCCACCACGCACCCGAGCCGGTGGGCGACTACTTCGCTGGCCCGAACCACGTACTGCCCACCCTCGGCACGGCACGCTTCTCGTCCGCGCTTTCGGTGCAGACCTTCTGCAAGAAGTCGAGCATTATCGCCACGCAGCCGAACTTCACGGCCACGCACGGCGCGAAGATCGCCCGCCTCGCCCGGCTCGAAGGCCTCGAAGCCCACGCCCGCAGCGTGGAACAGCGCCTGAAATAA
- a CDS encoding aspartate-semialdehyde dehydrogenase, which yields MGKDSFVVAVVGATGAVGREMLKTLEARDFPACEVIALASSRSAGTKLPFKDGELVVRELTDESFEGVDIALFSAGGSISERFAPIAARSGCVVVDNSSAWRMDDQCPLVVPEVNPDDLEWHKGIIANPNCSTIQMVVALKPIHDAAGIKRIVVSTYQAVSGAGQKAMDELTDQVQKMYNFDMESIEPKNFPYRIAFNCIPQIDVFLDNDYTKEEMKMVHETHKILGDDTIGVSPTAVRVPVYIGHSESVNVETEKKLTAAECRAVLSQAPGVRVFDNPSEKIYPMPIEAVDEDATFVGRIREDESIENGLNLWIVADNLRKGAALNAVQIAETLVERDLVRVP from the coding sequence ATGGGCAAGGATTCGTTTGTCGTCGCCGTTGTCGGCGCCACCGGCGCCGTGGGCCGTGAAATGCTCAAGACCCTCGAAGCGCGCGATTTCCCCGCCTGCGAGGTCATCGCCCTGGCTTCCAGCCGTTCCGCCGGAACCAAGCTCCCGTTCAAGGACGGCGAACTCGTCGTGCGCGAGCTGACCGATGAGTCCTTCGAGGGCGTGGACATTGCGCTCTTCTCCGCGGGTGGTTCCATCTCCGAACGCTTCGCCCCCATCGCCGCCCGCAGCGGCTGCGTGGTGGTGGACAACTCCAGCGCGTGGCGCATGGATGACCAGTGCCCGCTGGTGGTTCCCGAAGTGAACCCCGACGACCTCGAATGGCACAAGGGCATCATCGCCAACCCCAACTGCTCCACCATCCAGATGGTCGTTGCGCTCAAGCCCATCCACGACGCCGCCGGCATCAAGCGCATTGTGGTTTCGACCTATCAGGCTGTTTCCGGTGCCGGACAGAAGGCCATGGACGAACTGACCGATCAGGTCCAGAAGATGTACAACTTCGACATGGAGTCCATCGAGCCGAAGAATTTCCCCTACCGCATCGCCTTCAACTGCATTCCGCAGATCGATGTCTTCCTCGACAACGACTACACCAAGGAAGAGATGAAGATGGTGCACGAGACGCACAAGATCCTCGGCGACGACACCATTGGCGTGTCGCCCACCGCCGTTCGCGTGCCCGTGTACATCGGCCACAGCGAGTCCGTGAACGTGGAGACCGAGAAGAAGCTTACCGCCGCCGAGTGCCGCGCTGTCCTGAGTCAGGCTCCGGGCGTGCGCGTGTTCGACAACCCCAGCGAGAAGATCTACCCCATGCCCATCGAGGCCGTGGATGAGGACGCCACCTTCGTGGGCCGCATCCGCGAGGACGAGTCCATCGAGAATGGCCTGAACCTGTGGATCGTGGCCGACAACCTGCGCAAGGGCGCGGCCCTCAATGCCGTTCAGATCGCCGAGACCCTCGTGGAGCGCGATCTGGTCCGCGTGCCCTAA
- a CDS encoding phosphoribosylaminoimidazolesuccinocarboxamide synthase → MKVVTRTEIREFPLISRGKVRDIYDLGDDRLLIVTTDRMSAFDVVMNEPIPYKGVILNQITLFWMDKFKDIVPNHLIASDVTDFPAELAPYADELEGRSVVVKKAKPLPIECIVRGFITGSGWKDYKATGTVCGHDLPAGLKESEKLPQPLFTPSTKADLGEHDENITLEQATQKLGAELFEKVQRATLDIYSRARDFAAEKGILIADTKFEFGMVDGQLTLIDEVLTPDSSRFWPSAGYEAGKSQPSFDKQYLRDWLSAQDWDKTPPAPTLPEEVIERTGRKYAEAFEHLTGKPFVVR, encoded by the coding sequence ATGAAGGTTGTGACCCGCACAGAAATTCGCGAATTTCCTCTGATTTCCCGCGGAAAGGTCCGCGACATCTACGATCTCGGCGATGACCGCCTGCTCATCGTCACCACGGACCGCATGTCCGCGTTCGACGTGGTCATGAACGAGCCTATCCCGTACAAGGGCGTGATTCTCAACCAGATCACCCTGTTCTGGATGGACAAGTTCAAGGACATCGTCCCGAACCACCTCATCGCCTCGGACGTGACCGACTTCCCGGCCGAGCTTGCGCCCTATGCCGACGAGCTTGAAGGCCGCTCCGTGGTCGTGAAGAAGGCCAAGCCGCTGCCCATCGAGTGCATCGTGCGCGGCTTCATCACCGGTTCCGGCTGGAAGGACTACAAGGCCACCGGCACCGTCTGCGGACACGACCTGCCCGCCGGACTCAAAGAATCCGAGAAGCTGCCCCAGCCGCTGTTCACCCCGTCCACCAAGGCAGACCTTGGCGAGCACGACGAGAACATCACGCTGGAGCAGGCCACGCAGAAGCTCGGCGCGGAGCTTTTCGAAAAGGTGCAGCGCGCCACGCTGGACATCTACTCCCGCGCCCGCGACTTTGCCGCCGAAAAGGGCATCCTCATCGCGGACACCAAGTTCGAGTTCGGCATGGTCGATGGTCAGCTGACCCTCATCGACGAAGTGCTGACCCCGGACTCCTCGCGCTTCTGGCCCAGCGCGGGCTACGAGGCAGGCAAATCCCAGCCCAGCTTCGACAAGCAGTACCTGCGCGACTGGCTTTCCGCACAGGACTGGGACAAGACCCCGCCTGCGCCCACCCTGCCCGAGGAGGTCATCGAACGCACCGGCCGCAAGTACGCCGAGGCCTTCGAACACCTCACCGGCAAGCCCTTCGTCGTCCGCTAG
- a CDS encoding DegT/DnrJ/EryC1/StrS family aminotransferase produces the protein MGIPFNSLKAQLAPFDDELRAAFERVLERGWFLMGPEVRDFETEFAAWLARPHAATVGNGTDALVLALKAIGVEPGDEIVLPAHTALPCYHAVLAAGCVPVFAEVEEAYYTLSPDSAARMIGPRTRAVMAVHLYGQCCDIPALDALCRERGVTLIEDCAQAHGATFGDIIAGRTGAVAAFSFYPTKNLGALGDGGAVACSDAEIDRRVRLFKQYGEAHRYESVVAGVNSRMDEMQAAFLRVRLARLDEETRMRRELAAVYDEELAGLPVIRPAVREGCGHVYHLYVIRAPRRAELMAHLSERGIGTAIHYPIPGHRQKLFAEGGAPFRADELTLSERMADEILSLPMYPGLGADGVREVCAAIRDFYA, from the coding sequence ATGGGAATCCCCTTCAATAGCCTCAAGGCGCAGCTCGCGCCCTTCGACGACGAACTCCGTGCCGCATTCGAGCGTGTGCTCGAACGCGGCTGGTTCCTCATGGGTCCCGAGGTCCGCGACTTCGAGACGGAATTTGCGGCATGGCTCGCCCGCCCCCACGCGGCCACCGTCGGCAACGGCACGGACGCCCTCGTTCTGGCGCTCAAGGCCATCGGCGTCGAACCCGGTGACGAGATCGTCCTGCCCGCACACACCGCCCTGCCCTGCTACCACGCGGTTCTCGCGGCGGGATGCGTGCCCGTGTTCGCCGAGGTGGAAGAAGCGTACTACACGCTCTCGCCGGACAGCGCCGCCCGCATGATCGGCCCGCGCACCCGCGCCGTCATGGCCGTGCATCTCTACGGCCAGTGCTGCGACATCCCCGCGCTCGACGCGCTGTGCCGCGAGCGCGGCGTGACGCTCATCGAGGACTGCGCACAGGCCCACGGGGCGACCTTCGGCGACATCATCGCCGGACGGACCGGAGCCGTAGCGGCCTTCTCGTTCTACCCCACCAAGAACCTCGGCGCGCTTGGCGACGGCGGTGCTGTGGCCTGCTCCGACGCGGAAATCGACCGCCGCGTGCGTCTCTTCAAGCAGTATGGCGAGGCCCACCGCTACGAGAGCGTGGTGGCGGGCGTGAACAGCCGCATGGACGAGATGCAGGCCGCATTCCTGCGCGTGCGCCTCGCCCGGCTGGACGAGGAAACCCGCATGCGTCGCGAACTGGCCGCCGTGTATGACGAGGAACTGGCAGGCCTGCCCGTTATCCGCCCCGCCGTGCGCGAGGGCTGCGGCCACGTTTACCACCTCTACGTCATCCGCGCCCCCCGGCGTGCGGAGCTGATGGCGCACCTGTCCGAACGCGGCATAGGCACGGCCATCCACTACCCCATCCCCGGCCACAGGCAGAAGCTATTCGCCGAGGGCGGAGCGCCCTTCCGGGCCGACGAGCTGACGCTTAGCGAGCGCATGGCGGACGAGATTCTGAGCCTGCCCATGTATCCGGGCCTCGGCGCGGACGGCGTGCGCGAAGTCTGCGCCGCCATCCGCGACTTCTACGCATGA
- a CDS encoding Tim44 domain-containing protein codes for MRLTPLDLLLIGICIFLALRFLAARKNDGDDSAQDEAVKKRALDAYKRAERAWDMLRSDTESDDETPPRPAALHGEFDPNEFLAGAKLAYARIRESWDARDLDDLRNFTTPRAFDEFASRAETETRSARTDLLLVNASIVERRNNGVTEEASVLFDVTQRTGQDAGTTSVQEVWKFARDAENDASHWKLDSMETVRQH; via the coding sequence ATGCGACTCACCCCACTCGACCTTCTGCTCATCGGCATCTGCATCTTTCTCGCCCTGCGTTTTCTCGCGGCGCGAAAGAACGACGGCGACGACTCCGCGCAGGACGAAGCCGTGAAGAAGCGCGCGCTCGACGCCTACAAGCGCGCCGAACGCGCATGGGACATGCTGCGCTCCGACACGGAGTCGGACGACGAAACGCCCCCTCGCCCCGCTGCCCTGCACGGCGAATTCGATCCCAACGAATTTCTCGCCGGGGCCAAGCTCGCCTATGCCCGCATTCGCGAGTCATGGGATGCCCGCGATCTCGACGACCTGCGCAACTTCACCACCCCCCGCGCCTTCGACGAATTCGCCAGCCGAGCGGAAACAGAAACCCGCTCCGCCAGAACGGACCTTCTGCTGGTCAACGCCAGCATCGTCGAACGCCGCAACAACGGCGTGACCGAGGAAGCCTCCGTCCTCTTCGACGTCACCCAACGCACGGGGCAGGACGCAGGCACAACATCGGTACAGGAAGTCTGGAAATTCGCCCGCGACGCTGAAAACGACGCGTCCCACTGGAAGCTCGATTCCATGGAAACCGTCCGCCAGCACTAG
- a CDS encoding response regulator: MRILVADDDYISSELLTRILAPYGEVTNAPDGRKAIESFTNALDDNRPFRLVCLDIMMPEMNGQDALKTIRQIERDRGIPSEKEALIVMTTSLDDRANVVEAYYRGGATSYVPKPIDKDLFLQLLRGIGLI; the protein is encoded by the coding sequence ATGCGCATTCTTGTTGCCGACGATGACTACATCAGCAGCGAGCTTCTGACCCGCATTCTGGCCCCCTACGGGGAGGTGACGAATGCTCCTGACGGTCGGAAGGCCATCGAGTCCTTCACGAACGCACTGGACGACAATCGCCCCTTCAGACTGGTCTGTCTGGACATCATGATGCCCGAGATGAACGGACAGGACGCATTGAAGACGATTCGGCAGATCGAACGCGATCGGGGAATCCCCTCCGAAAAGGAAGCCCTGATCGTCATGACCACGTCCCTCGATGACCGCGCGAACGTCGTCGAGGCGTACTACCGGGGCGGGGCCACGTCCTACGTGCCCAAGCCCATAGACAAGGACCTGTTCCTGCAGCTTCTCAGAGGCATAGGCCTCATCTGA
- a CDS encoding aminotransferase class IV, whose amino-acid sequence MIPVLDSEEYLKRMLSIRRPGTDDVLAFYEHRLGAICTDPKLMLMPWDDHLVHRGDGVFETLKYLGRRMYQVDAHLRRMKRSADAIHLTPPCSWERLREIVFEVAQAAGAQDGLVRILLGRGPGGFGIDMAECPIPSLYVVAYRFHPKPVEWYEKGASAFRTSYPAKQGWLATIKAVDYLPNTLMKYEATEKGHDYPICFDEHDFLAEGATENICIVDQAGEIVVPEFDRALAGTTLFRAIDLLAGEIPVRFRKIQENELYDAREILVLGTTGDCLSIVRYNGKPIQDVRPGAVSKRLRELILKDIAENGEAF is encoded by the coding sequence ATGATTCCCGTTCTGGATTCCGAGGAATACCTGAAGAGGATGCTCTCCATTCGCCGTCCGGGTACGGACGACGTGCTGGCTTTCTACGAGCATCGTCTCGGAGCCATCTGTACCGATCCCAAGCTCATGCTCATGCCGTGGGATGATCACCTCGTCCATCGTGGTGATGGCGTGTTCGAGACGCTCAAGTACCTCGGACGCAGAATGTATCAGGTGGATGCCCATCTGCGGCGCATGAAGCGCTCCGCGGACGCCATTCACCTCACTCCGCCCTGTTCGTGGGAACGTCTGCGCGAGATCGTTTTCGAGGTCGCGCAGGCCGCTGGGGCACAGGACGGTCTGGTGCGCATCCTGCTCGGTCGCGGACCGGGCGGATTCGGCATCGACATGGCCGAGTGCCCCATCCCCAGCCTCTACGTGGTGGCCTACCGCTTCCATCCCAAGCCCGTCGAGTGGTACGAGAAGGGCGCAAGCGCGTTCCGGACCAGCTACCCGGCCAAGCAGGGCTGGCTGGCCACCATCAAGGCCGTGGACTATCTGCCCAATACCCTGATGAAGTACGAGGCCACCGAAAAGGGGCACGACTACCCCATCTGCTTCGACGAGCATGATTTCCTGGCCGAAGGCGCCACGGAGAACATCTGCATTGTCGATCAGGCGGGCGAGATCGTCGTTCCCGAGTTTGATCGTGCCTTGGCCGGAACCACGCTGTTCCGCGCCATCGACCTGCTGGCCGGAGAGATTCCGGTCCGCTTCCGCAAGATTCAGGAGAACGAGCTGTACGATGCTCGCGAGATTCTGGTCCTCGGCACCACCGGGGACTGCTTGAGCATCGTCCGCTACAACGGCAAGCCGATTCAGGACGTGCGTCCCGGCGCGGTGTCCAAGCGGCTGCGCGAACTTATCCTCAAGGACATTGCGGAAAACGGCGAAGCCTTCTAG
- a CDS encoding DUF4198 domain-containing protein — MTRFLPRLAAAVILSLGLVGPAFAHFGMAIPSQPEATMESKKAQVTFSFSHPFAGKGMELVTPAKVGVMFDGSVTDLKGKLAKASVMDHTAWTVDYTFKRPGVYTFFMEPTPYWEPAEDCFIIHYTKVMVPAFGGDEGWDAPAGLKTEIIPMLRPFGNYVGNTFVGQVLMDGKPVPNAEVEVELYNQGRFTLPSDYHETQVVKADANGVFAFTCPQSGWWGFAALNEADYTIPAPDGPEKGKQKGVELGAVFWTYMNDWK, encoded by the coding sequence ATGACTCGGTTTCTTCCCCGCCTTGCGGCGGCCGTGATTCTCTCCCTCGGACTTGTCGGACCCGCTTTCGCCCACTTCGGCATGGCCATCCCCTCGCAGCCAGAGGCGACCATGGAGAGCAAGAAGGCGCAGGTCACCTTCTCCTTCTCGCATCCCTTTGCCGGAAAAGGCATGGAGTTGGTCACCCCGGCCAAGGTCGGCGTGATGTTCGACGGCTCCGTCACGGACCTCAAGGGTAAGCTCGCCAAGGCCAGCGTGATGGACCACACCGCATGGACCGTGGACTACACCTTCAAGCGCCCCGGCGTGTACACCTTCTTCATGGAGCCGACCCCCTACTGGGAGCCCGCCGAAGACTGCTTCATCATCCACTACACCAAGGTCATGGTTCCCGCCTTTGGCGGCGACGAGGGCTGGGACGCCCCGGCTGGCCTGAAGACCGAAATCATCCCCATGCTGCGCCCCTTCGGCAACTACGTGGGCAACACCTTCGTCGGCCAGGTGCTGATGGACGGCAAGCCCGTGCCCAACGCCGAGGTCGAGGTGGAGCTGTACAATCAGGGCCGTTTCACCCTGCCCTCCGACTATCATGAGACGCAGGTCGTCAAGGCCGACGCCAACGGCGTGTTCGCCTTCACCTGCCCCCAGTCCGGCTGGTGGGGCTTCGCGGCCCTGAACGAAGCCGACTACACCATCCCCGCCCCCGACGGCCCCGAAAAGGGCAAGCAGAAGGGCGTGGAACTCGGCGCAGTCTTCTGGACGTACATGAACGATTGGAAATAG
- a CDS encoding glycosyltransferase, with protein sequence MQHRMTILHLDLGRELRGGQRQVLYLCRHLAASREYRPVIAAPGDSPLMACAREEGIETVPLPSRFEWHPATILFLRTLILRERIDCLHTHCARSASLGAVLKRLCGGRPLLVHSRRVSYPLGRGWSRRKYAMGDAVVGVSAEIAATLRECGLDADKVSVIHSGIDPARYVMHRPPLAGLSLRIGMVGALSAQKGHAVLIDALSILTRDGSLPAWDAEIVGDGALRAELEAKVRQEGLAERVLFSGYRESREVLPGFDILAVPSIDGEGSSGVIKEGWASCVPVVTSDLPSNLELVQPGYSGLSFANGDGAELARVLTDMLHDIAAGGTRLCNALVEGGRARLEYFTDMAMARAYMALYAYLRGTAQGH encoded by the coding sequence ATGCAGCACCGGATGACCATCCTCCACCTCGACCTCGGACGCGAACTGCGCGGGGGGCAGCGACAGGTTCTGTACCTGTGCCGCCATCTCGCCGCATCGCGCGAGTACAGGCCGGTAATCGCCGCACCCGGCGACAGTCCGCTCATGGCCTGCGCTCGGGAGGAGGGCATCGAGACCGTTCCGCTTCCCTCGCGTTTCGAGTGGCATCCGGCGACGATTCTCTTTCTGCGCACGCTCATCCTGCGCGAACGGATTGACTGCCTGCACACGCACTGTGCCCGTAGCGCCTCGCTTGGCGCGGTGCTCAAGCGCCTGTGCGGGGGCAGGCCGCTACTGGTCCATTCGCGGCGCGTGTCCTATCCCCTTGGGCGCGGGTGGAGCCGCCGAAAGTACGCCATGGGCGACGCCGTGGTGGGCGTGAGCGCGGAAATCGCCGCCACCCTGCGCGAGTGCGGACTCGATGCCGACAAGGTCTCGGTGATCCACAGCGGTATCGATCCCGCCCGCTATGTGATGCACCGTCCGCCGCTTGCGGGGCTGTCCTTGCGCATCGGCATGGTCGGTGCCTTGAGCGCCCAGAAGGGGCACGCGGTGCTCATCGACGCGCTGTCCATCCTGACTCGCGATGGTTCGCTGCCTGCGTGGGATGCGGAGATCGTGGGCGATGGGGCGCTACGTGCCGAGCTGGAGGCGAAGGTGCGGCAGGAGGGATTGGCTGAACGTGTGCTGTTCTCCGGATACCGGGAAAGCCGCGAGGTGCTGCCCGGTTTCGACATTCTTGCCGTTCCGAGTATCGATGGCGAGGGGTCGAGTGGGGTCATCAAGGAAGGCTGGGCATCCTGCGTCCCTGTGGTGACGTCGGACCTGCCGTCCAATCTCGAATTGGTCCAGCCCGGCTACAGCGGCTTGAGCTTCGCAAATGGCGACGGGGCCGAATTAGCCCGCGTGCTGACCGACATGCTGCACGACATTGCCGCCGGGGGAACGAGGTTGTGCAATGCCCTTGTCGAAGGCGGGCGGGCGCGTCTGGAATATTTCACGGACATGGCCATGGCCCGCGCCTACATGGCGCTGTACGCCTATCTGCGCGGCACGGCGCAAGGACATTGA